From Streptomyces qinzhouensis, one genomic window encodes:
- a CDS encoding GNAT family N-acetyltransferase, whose product MVLADGDVVLRPIRLRDQRVWREVNRRNRDWLRPWEATIPPPAPGAPLAQRPTYRQMVRHLRAEANAGRMLPFVIEYQGRLVGQLTVAGITWGSMCSGHVGYWVDREVAGRGVMPTAVALVTDHCFRTVGLHRMEVCIRPENGPSRRVVEKLGFREEGLRPRYLHIDGAWRDHLVFALTAEEVPEGLLPRWHRRTRPETPHK is encoded by the coding sequence GTGGTCCTGGCGGACGGCGATGTGGTCCTCCGCCCGATAAGGCTGCGCGACCAGCGCGTCTGGCGCGAGGTCAACCGGCGCAACCGCGACTGGCTGCGCCCCTGGGAGGCCACGATCCCGCCGCCCGCGCCCGGCGCGCCGCTCGCACAGCGTCCGACGTACCGCCAGATGGTGCGCCATCTCCGGGCCGAGGCGAACGCGGGCCGGATGCTGCCGTTCGTCATCGAGTACCAGGGGCGGCTGGTGGGCCAGTTGACGGTCGCCGGGATCACCTGGGGGTCCATGTGCTCCGGGCACGTGGGGTACTGGGTGGACCGCGAGGTCGCGGGCCGAGGGGTCATGCCGACGGCCGTCGCACTGGTCACGGACCACTGTTTCCGTACGGTCGGGCTGCACCGTATGGAGGTGTGCATCCGGCCCGAGAACGGCCCGAGCCGGCGGGTGGTGGAGAAACTCGGATTCCGCGAGGAGGGACTCCGTCCCCGCTATCTCCACATCGACGGCGCCTGGCGGGACCATCTCGTGTTCGCGCTGACCGCGGAGGAGGTCCCGGAGGGCCTGCTCCCTCGCTGGCACCGCCGCACCCGCCCCGAGACGCCTCACAAATGA
- a CDS encoding MogA/MoaB family molybdenum cofactor biosynthesis protein: MSRGGEVRGHAQPTDPADRTAPGAPAPAPHGRALVITASNRASAGIYEDRGGPLLAAGLAALGFTVDGPLVVPDGDPVGRALRDGIAAGYDVILTTGGTGLSPTDRTPEQTRAVLDYEIPGIPEAIRAHGVAKVPTAVLSRGLAGVSGRTLMVNLPGSPGGVRDGLAVLERVLPHAVDQIRGADHTPAPGSAPAAAHRDGTRPSGSPS, translated from the coding sequence GTGAGCCGCGGCGGCGAGGTCCGCGGCCACGCGCAGCCCACGGACCCCGCGGACCGTACGGCTCCGGGCGCGCCCGCGCCGGCTCCCCACGGGCGGGCGCTGGTGATCACGGCGTCCAACCGGGCTTCGGCGGGGATCTACGAGGACCGCGGCGGCCCGCTGCTGGCGGCGGGCCTGGCCGCGCTCGGCTTCACGGTCGACGGCCCCCTGGTCGTCCCCGACGGCGACCCGGTGGGCCGGGCGCTGCGCGACGGGATCGCCGCGGGCTACGACGTGATCCTCACGACCGGCGGCACCGGCCTGTCACCCACCGACCGCACCCCCGAGCAGACCCGTGCCGTCCTCGACTACGAGATCCCCGGCATCCCGGAGGCGATCCGCGCCCACGGCGTCGCGAAGGTCCCGACGGCGGTCCTCTCCCGAGGCCTGGCGGGCGTCTCCGGTCGTACGCTGATGGTGAACCTTCCGGGTTCGCCCGGTGGCGTACGGGACGGCCTGGCCGTGCTGGAGAGAGTGCTGCCGCATGCGGTCGACCAGATCCGCGGCGCCGACCACACCCCGGCCCCGGGTTCGGCCCCGGCCGCGGCGCACCGGGACGGCACCAGACCCTCAGGGAGTCCGAGCTGA
- the moaC gene encoding cyclic pyranopterin monophosphate synthase MoaC codes for MSTEAGGLTHIDEAGAARMVDVSEKDVTARTARASGRVLVSPRVVGLLRGEGVPKGDALATARIAGIMGAKKTPELIPLCHPLALSGVTVELAVTDDAVEIAATVRTTDRTGVEMEALTAVTVAALTVVDMVKAVDKAAVITDVRVEEKTGGKSGDWSRP; via the coding sequence ATGAGTACAGAAGCCGGCGGACTCACGCATATCGACGAGGCGGGGGCGGCCCGCATGGTCGACGTCTCGGAGAAGGACGTCACCGCGCGGACGGCGCGCGCCTCGGGCCGGGTGCTGGTCTCGCCCCGGGTGGTCGGGCTGCTGCGCGGCGAGGGCGTCCCCAAGGGAGACGCGCTGGCCACGGCCCGGATCGCGGGCATCATGGGCGCCAAGAAGACCCCCGAGCTGATCCCGCTCTGCCATCCCCTGGCGCTCTCCGGGGTCACGGTCGAGCTCGCGGTCACCGACGACGCCGTCGAGATCGCCGCGACGGTGCGGACCACGGACCGTACGGGCGTGGAGATGGAAGCCCTGACCGCGGTGACGGTGGCGGCGCTGACCGTCGTCGACATGGTCAAGGCGGTCGACAAGGCGGCCGTGATCACGGACGTACGGGTGGAGGAGAAGACGGGCGGGAAGTCCGGCGACTGGAGCCGGCCGTGA
- a CDS encoding potassium/proton antiporter: MTVHDLNELLFSSALVLLIAVAAVRISSRSGLPSLLLYLGIGVAIGQDGIFNVTFNNAELTQVIGYAALVVILAEGGLGTKWQEIKPALPAAVALSTAGVAVSVGITATAAHYLVGLEWRQALIIGAVVSSTDAAAVFSVLRKVPLPSRITGVLEAESGFNDAPVVILVVAFSTAGPVDDWYVLVGKIALELAIGASIGLAVGFLGAFGLRHVALPASGLYPIAVMAIAVIAYAAGAMAHGSGFLAVYLAAVVLGNSKLPHAPASRGFAEGLGWIAQIGMFVLLGLLVTPHELGDDLVPALLIGLVLTMVARPLSVLFSLVPFGIPKREQVLLSWAGLRGAVPIILATIPMVSGVTDSTRIFNIVFVLVVVYTLVQGPTLPWLAKALKLGPGAPSDLGIESAPLERLRGHLLSVAIPEESKMHGVEVAELRLPAGAAVTLVVRDGKSFVPLPTTVLRRGDELLVVATDPVRDAAERRLRAVAQGGKLAGWLGTAP, translated from the coding sequence CTGACTGTTCACGACCTCAACGAGCTCCTGTTCAGCAGCGCTCTCGTCCTGCTGATCGCCGTCGCTGCGGTGCGCATCTCGTCCCGCAGCGGGCTCCCCAGCCTGTTGCTGTATCTGGGCATCGGGGTGGCCATCGGCCAGGACGGCATCTTCAACGTCACGTTCAACAACGCCGAACTGACGCAGGTCATCGGCTATGCCGCGCTGGTGGTGATTCTCGCCGAAGGCGGTCTGGGCACTAAATGGCAGGAGATCAAACCCGCGTTGCCCGCGGCCGTCGCCCTGTCGACCGCCGGTGTGGCGGTGAGCGTGGGCATCACGGCGACCGCGGCGCACTATCTCGTCGGTCTGGAGTGGCGCCAGGCGCTGATCATCGGCGCGGTCGTCTCGTCGACGGACGCGGCGGCGGTCTTCTCCGTCCTGCGGAAGGTGCCGCTGCCCTCCCGTATCACCGGTGTGCTGGAAGCCGAATCCGGTTTCAACGACGCCCCGGTGGTGATCCTGGTCGTCGCGTTCTCGACGGCGGGACCGGTGGACGACTGGTACGTCCTCGTCGGGAAGATAGCGCTGGAGCTGGCGATCGGCGCGAGTATCGGCCTGGCGGTGGGCTTCCTCGGGGCCTTCGGGCTGCGGCATGTGGCGCTCCCCGCGTCCGGTCTGTACCCGATCGCCGTCATGGCCATCGCGGTGATCGCGTACGCCGCCGGGGCCATGGCCCACGGCAGCGGCTTCCTCGCCGTCTATCTGGCCGCCGTCGTCCTCGGGAACTCCAAGCTGCCGCACGCGCCGGCCAGCCGCGGTTTCGCCGAGGGGCTGGGCTGGATCGCGCAGATCGGGATGTTCGTCCTGCTGGGGCTGCTGGTCACACCGCACGAGCTGGGTGACGACCTGGTGCCGGCCCTGCTCATCGGCCTGGTGCTGACGATGGTGGCCCGGCCGCTGTCGGTGCTGTTCAGCCTGGTTCCGTTCGGCATTCCGAAACGGGAACAGGTGCTGCTGTCCTGGGCCGGGCTGCGCGGGGCGGTGCCCATCATCCTGGCGACCATCCCCATGGTGTCGGGGGTCACCGACAGCACCCGCATCTTCAACATCGTCTTCGTTCTGGTCGTCGTCTACACCCTGGTGCAGGGGCCGACGCTGCCATGGCTGGCGAAGGCCCTGAAGCTGGGCCCGGGCGCACCCTCCGATCTGGGGATCGAATCGGCGCCGCTGGAGCGGCTGCGCGGGCATCTGCTCTCCGTCGCCATTCCGGAAGAGTCGAAGATGCACGGGGTGGAGGTCGCGGAGCTGCGGCTGCCCGCGGGGGCGGCGGTGACGCTGGTCGTCCGGGACGGCAAGAGTTTCGTACCGCTGCCGACGACCGTGCTGCGGCGCGGTGACGAACTGCTGGTGGTGGCGACGGATCCGGTACGGGACGCGGCGGAGCGGCGGCTGCGGGCCGTGGCACAGGGCGGCAAGCTGGCGGGCTGGCTGGGGACGGCCCCGTAG
- the galU gene encoding UTP--glucose-1-phosphate uridylyltransferase GalU — MTESNPRISKAVIPAAGLGTRFLPATKATPKEMLPVVDKPAIQYVVEEAVAAGLSDVLMITGRNKRPLEDHFDRNYELEEALSRKGDDHRLKTVQESSDLATMHYVRQGDPRGLGHAVLCAAPHVGDQPFAVLLGDDLIDPRDPLLARMVEIQEREGGSVIALMEVDPVQIHQYGCAAVETTAESDVVRVTQLVEKPEPSEAPSNLAIIGRYVLDPAVFAILRETEPGRGNEIQLTDALQKLAGDEKIGGPVHGVVFKGRRYDTGDRGDYLRAIVRLACEREDLGPEFRHWLRSYVTEEMQPN; from the coding sequence ATGACTGAGTCGAACCCCAGGATCAGCAAGGCGGTCATTCCCGCCGCCGGCCTCGGTACGCGCTTCCTCCCGGCCACCAAAGCCACTCCCAAGGAGATGCTGCCTGTCGTCGACAAACCGGCGATCCAGTATGTGGTCGAGGAAGCGGTTGCCGCCGGGCTCTCCGACGTACTCATGATCACAGGACGTAACAAGCGTCCGCTGGAGGACCACTTCGACCGGAACTACGAGCTGGAGGAGGCGCTGTCCCGCAAGGGCGACGACCACCGGCTGAAGACCGTTCAGGAGTCGAGCGACCTCGCCACCATGCACTACGTCCGCCAGGGTGATCCGCGGGGCCTCGGCCACGCGGTGCTGTGCGCCGCGCCGCACGTCGGCGACCAGCCCTTCGCCGTACTCCTCGGTGACGACCTGATCGACCCGCGGGACCCGCTGCTCGCCCGCATGGTGGAGATTCAGGAGCGGGAGGGCGGCAGCGTCATCGCCCTGATGGAGGTCGACCCGGTCCAGATCCACCAGTACGGCTGCGCCGCCGTCGAGACGACCGCCGAATCCGACGTCGTCCGCGTCACCCAGCTCGTCGAGAAGCCCGAGCCGTCCGAGGCCCCCAGCAATCTCGCCATCATCGGCCGCTACGTCCTCGACCCGGCCGTCTTCGCGATACTCCGCGAGACCGAACCGGGCCGCGGCAACGAGATCCAGCTGACCGACGCCCTCCAGAAACTGGCCGGGGACGAGAAGATCGGCGGCCCCGTGCACGGGGTGGTCTTCAAGGGACGGCGTTACGACACCGGCGACCGCGGGGACTATCTGCGGGCGATTGTCAGACTCGCGTGCGAACGTGAAGATCTGGGACCGGAGTTCCGGCACTGGCTCCGGAGCTATGTGACCGAGGAGATGCAGCCGAATTGA
- a CDS encoding penicillin acylase family protein has translation MPSNTTASSPKKKKGRRGRLLVIVLVLALLGGVGYGGYWGVDAVRASFPQTTGKIDLPGLEGPVEVKRDDYGVPQIYADSDEDLFRAQGFVQAQDRFWEMDVRRHMTAGRLSEMFGSGQVKTDAFLRTLGWRKVAQEEYDKKLEPKTKAYLEAYSEGVNAYLKGKEGKELSVEYAALAFSNDYKPEPWTPVDSVAWLKAMAWDLRGNMQDEIDRALMTSRLSGTQINQLYPDYPYSRNKPIMSNGAVDESEGAFDPKADPSDGKRDGDNNGGRGSDLDNGNGNGGNNNSGNGGSTESESRSGSDSAPGDTGDSSGLVGNSGPGEGFTGGTDAADAVEGVNAQLAGIAESLDGIPALLGPNGDGIGSNSWVVSGRYTTTGKPLLANDPHLAPQLPSLWYQMGLHCRKLSTTCTFDTAGFTFSGMPGVIIGHNQNIAWGLTNLGADVTDLYLHKVSGDSYLSDAKRNRQEKLTIRKEVIKVAGGKPRTITVRETKRGPLISDRSDELESVGAKAPVENSAPDRAAGYGVSLQWTALEAGKSMDAVFALNRAKDFDTFRKAARDFEVPSQNLIYADTRGKIGYQAPGRIPVRVKGDGARPAPGWDPAYRWKDDPVPFDEMPYEEDPERGYIVTANQAVIDDSYEHMLTKDWGYGARSQRINDLIEKKIEGGGKISTEDMRTMQMDNRSEIATRLNPMLLKIDIKDPNVREAQKLLEGWDFSQEPDSAAAAYFNAVWRNILKLAFGNKLPKELRAEGDCLSVRPADATGPDDKIEPVIECGERDGDSAQPDGGDRWFEVVRSILEDEDNPWWQSPPSRTDKATKTRDELFARAMEDARWELTAKMGKDIDTWSWGRLHQLTLKNQTLGKEGPGLIQHLLNRGPWNLGGGEATVNATGWNAASGYEVVWVPSMRMVVNVGDWDKSRWINLTGASGHAYSAHYTDQTDKWAKGELLDWSFSKEAVEENTVDTLTLTPSEAPASSDAPESTE, from the coding sequence ATGCCCTCCAACACAACGGCCTCTTCCCCCAAGAAGAAGAAGGGGCGACGCGGCCGTTTGCTCGTGATCGTCCTGGTGCTGGCGCTGCTCGGCGGCGTCGGTTACGGCGGCTACTGGGGGGTCGACGCCGTCCGGGCCTCCTTCCCCCAGACGACCGGCAAGATCGACCTCCCGGGTCTCGAAGGCCCGGTCGAGGTCAAACGCGACGACTACGGCGTTCCGCAGATCTACGCGGACAGCGACGAGGACCTCTTCCGCGCCCAGGGCTTCGTCCAGGCGCAGGACCGTTTCTGGGAGATGGACGTACGGCGTCATATGACGGCCGGCCGGCTCTCCGAGATGTTCGGCTCCGGGCAGGTCAAGACGGACGCCTTCCTCCGTACGCTCGGCTGGCGCAAGGTCGCGCAGGAGGAGTACGACAAGAAGCTCGAGCCCAAGACGAAGGCGTATCTGGAGGCGTACTCCGAGGGCGTCAACGCCTATCTGAAGGGCAAGGAGGGCAAGGAGCTCTCCGTCGAGTACGCGGCCCTCGCCTTCAGCAACGACTACAAGCCCGAGCCGTGGACCCCGGTCGACTCGGTGGCCTGGCTCAAGGCGATGGCCTGGGACCTGCGCGGCAATATGCAGGACGAGATCGACCGCGCGCTGATGACGTCCCGGCTGTCGGGCACGCAGATCAACCAGTTGTATCCGGACTATCCGTACAGCCGGAACAAGCCGATCATGAGCAACGGCGCCGTCGACGAGTCCGAGGGCGCCTTCGACCCGAAGGCCGATCCCTCCGACGGCAAGCGCGACGGTGACAACAACGGAGGCCGGGGCTCCGACCTCGACAACGGCAACGGCAACGGCGGTAACAACAACAGCGGCAACGGCGGCAGCACCGAGTCCGAGTCCCGGTCCGGTTCCGACTCCGCACCGGGTGATACGGGCGACAGCTCCGGCCTCGTCGGCAACAGCGGCCCCGGCGAAGGCTTCACCGGCGGCACCGACGCCGCCGACGCGGTCGAGGGTGTGAACGCCCAGCTCGCCGGTATCGCCGAGAGCCTCGACGGCATCCCCGCCCTCCTGGGCCCCAACGGCGACGGCATCGGCTCGAACTCCTGGGTCGTCTCCGGCCGCTACACGACCACCGGCAAGCCGCTGCTCGCCAACGATCCGCACCTGGCCCCCCAGCTCCCGTCGCTCTGGTACCAGATGGGCCTGCACTGCCGGAAGCTCTCCACGACCTGCACCTTCGACACCGCGGGCTTCACCTTCTCCGGTATGCCCGGTGTGATTATCGGACACAACCAGAACATCGCCTGGGGCCTGACCAATCTGGGTGCCGATGTCACCGACCTCTATCTGCACAAGGTCTCCGGCGACAGCTACCTCTCCGACGCCAAGCGGAACCGCCAGGAGAAGCTGACCATCCGCAAGGAGGTCATCAAGGTCGCGGGCGGAAAGCCCCGGACGATCACGGTCCGGGAGACCAAGCGCGGCCCCCTCATCTCCGACCGCAGCGACGAGCTGGAGAGCGTCGGAGCCAAGGCCCCGGTCGAGAACTCGGCCCCCGACCGCGCCGCGGGCTACGGCGTCTCCCTCCAGTGGACGGCGCTCGAGGCCGGCAAGTCGATGGACGCCGTCTTCGCCCTGAACCGCGCCAAGGACTTCGACACCTTCCGCAAGGCGGCCCGCGACTTCGAGGTGCCGTCCCAGAACCTGATCTACGCGGACACCCGCGGCAAGATCGGTTACCAGGCCCCCGGCCGGATCCCGGTCCGGGTCAAGGGCGACGGCGCCCGGCCGGCGCCCGGCTGGGACCCCGCCTACCGCTGGAAGGACGACCCCGTCCCCTTCGACGAGATGCCGTACGAGGAGGACCCGGAGCGCGGCTATATCGTCACCGCCAACCAGGCCGTCATCGACGACTCGTACGAGCACATGCTGACCAAGGACTGGGGATACGGCGCCCGCAGCCAGCGCATCAACGATCTCATCGAGAAGAAGATCGAAGGCGGTGGAAAGATCTCCACCGAGGACATGCGGACCATGCAGATGGACAACCGGAGCGAGATCGCCACCCGTCTGAACCCCATGCTCCTCAAGATCGACATCAAGGACCCCAACGTCCGCGAGGCGCAGAAGCTGCTGGAGGGCTGGGACTTCAGCCAGGAGCCGGACTCGGCCGCCGCCGCGTACTTCAACGCCGTCTGGCGCAACATCCTCAAGCTGGCCTTCGGCAACAAGCTGCCGAAGGAGCTGCGGGCCGAGGGTGACTGTCTGAGCGTCCGCCCGGCCGACGCGACCGGGCCGGACGACAAGATCGAACCGGTGATCGAATGCGGTGAGCGGGACGGCGACTCGGCGCAGCCGGACGGCGGCGACCGCTGGTTCGAGGTGGTCCGCAGCATCCTGGAGGACGAGGACAACCCCTGGTGGCAGTCGCCCCCCAGCCGTACGGACAAGGCGACCAAAACCCGTGACGAGCTCTTCGCCCGGGCCATGGAGGACGCCCGCTGGGAGCTGACGGCCAAGATGGGCAAGGACATCGACACCTGGAGCTGGGGCCGGCTGCACCAGCTGACGCTGAAGAACCAGACCCTCGGCAAGGAGGGCCCCGGTCTGATCCAGCACCTGCTGAACCGCGGTCCGTGGAACCTGGGCGGCGGCGAGGCGACGGTCAACGCCACCGGCTGGAACGCCGCCTCCGGTTACGAGGTCGTCTGGGTTCCGTCCATGCGGATGGTGGTCAATGTCGGCGACTGGGACAAGTCGCGCTGGATCAACCTGACCGGTGCGTCGGGGCACGCGTACAGCGCGCACTACACCGACCAGACGGACAAGTGGGCGAAGGGCGAGCTGCTGGACTGGTCCTTCAGCAAGGAGGCGGTGGAGGAGAACACGGTCGACACGCTGACCCTCACCCCGTCCGAAGCGCCCGCATCATCGGATGCGCCGGAATCCACGGAGTGA
- the glpR gene encoding gephyrin-like molybdotransferase receptor GlpR gives MSSSGLIYAVIVGAWAAYLVPMWLRRQDELNEARPTERFSTAIRLLSGRGAMERRYAKELLDRTPEQPESDVDPDAATEQLSTVDVRAFAAPRTEVRAQAPAPVEVSRPAPDPAPRSVQGPADGIPARRPRPRPSRAAAERARRSKALARRRRTTVLLFLGFTAGSVVAAVGGLGFLWAPAVPAVMLSAYIAYLRAQERRRFVVVMDRRRAEAAAQRLRETRHHRHQPPAAEPRPEPAAPEPRPEPEPGPVSPQEAGRRALVEQTDHAEWVDQQRDRGPASGESWDPVPVPLPTYVTAPVAPRATSGIDMNDPETWSSARSSTADPTPPVATPDPPPRRTPRDRGRTPLFDQYADDDRPRAANE, from the coding sequence GTGAGCAGCAGCGGCCTCATCTACGCAGTCATCGTCGGGGCCTGGGCCGCCTACCTGGTGCCGATGTGGCTCCGCAGGCAGGACGAGCTGAACGAGGCACGTCCGACGGAACGCTTCTCCACCGCCATCCGGCTGCTGTCCGGACGCGGGGCGATGGAGCGCCGGTATGCCAAGGAGCTGCTGGACCGCACCCCGGAGCAGCCCGAATCCGACGTCGACCCGGACGCGGCCACGGAGCAACTGAGCACCGTGGACGTCCGGGCCTTCGCCGCGCCCCGCACCGAGGTCCGGGCCCAGGCCCCGGCTCCGGTAGAGGTGTCCCGGCCCGCGCCGGATCCGGCGCCCCGGTCCGTCCAGGGGCCGGCCGACGGGATCCCGGCCCGCCGCCCGCGGCCGCGCCCCAGCCGGGCCGCCGCCGAGCGCGCCCGCCGCAGCAAGGCGCTGGCCCGCCGCCGGCGTACCACGGTGCTGCTCTTCCTCGGGTTCACGGCGGGCTCCGTCGTCGCCGCGGTCGGCGGCCTCGGCTTCCTCTGGGCGCCCGCGGTGCCCGCGGTGATGCTCAGCGCGTACATCGCCTATCTCCGCGCCCAGGAGCGGCGGCGCTTCGTGGTGGTCATGGACCGGCGCCGGGCGGAGGCCGCGGCCCAGCGGCTGCGCGAGACCCGCCACCACCGCCACCAGCCTCCCGCTGCCGAGCCCCGCCCGGAGCCGGCCGCCCCGGAGCCCCGCCCCGAGCCCGAGCCGGGCCCGGTCTCCCCCCAGGAAGCGGGCCGCCGCGCCCTCGTCGAGCAGACCGATCACGCCGAATGGGTCGACCAGCAGCGCGACCGCGGCCCGGCCTCCGGCGAGAGCTGGGACCCCGTCCCCGTACCGCTCCCCACGTATGTCACCGCCCCGGTCGCCCCGCGCGCCACGAGCGGTATCGACATGAACGACCCGGAGACCTGGAGCTCGGCCCGCTCCTCCACGGCCGACCCCACCCCACCCGTCGCGACCCCCGACCCCCCACCCCGCCGCACCCCCCGCGACCGCGGCCGCACCCCCCTCTTCGACCAGTACGCGGACGACGACCGCCCCCGCGCGGCCAACGAGTGA
- a CDS encoding helix-turn-helix domain-containing protein has translation MKRRTPPRELACDPETWPEADLADPGAAAVQHIARTLAAVLARRRLSLRGLAEASGVNRQAIADLLAGRSWPDVATVARLGAAVQNPLWPRTVRNERNR, from the coding sequence ATGAAACGGCGCACCCCGCCGCGCGAGCTGGCCTGCGACCCGGAAACCTGGCCCGAAGCCGACCTCGCCGACCCCGGCGCCGCGGCCGTCCAGCACATCGCCCGCACCCTTGCCGCGGTGCTCGCCCGGCGCCGGCTCAGCCTGCGCGGTCTCGCCGAGGCCTCCGGGGTGAACCGGCAGGCCATCGCCGACCTGCTGGCCGGACGCTCCTGGCCCGACGTCGCCACCGTCGCCCGCCTCGGCGCCGCCGTCCAGAACCCGCTGTGGCCCCGAACCGTCAGAAACGAAAGAAATAGGTGA
- the glp gene encoding gephyrin-like molybdotransferase Glp yields MSSTIWSVDDHLADILAAIRPLDPIELHLADAQGCVLVEDVTVPVALPPFDNSSMDGYAVRVADVQGATEEFPAVLTVVGDIAAGGAELPAVGPGEAARIMTGAPLPPGAEAVVPVEWTDGGAGGGAATTMLPAGSAPATAGGEVRVHRPVAAGAHVRERGSDVSAGDLALARGTVLGPPQIGLLAAIGRGSVRVRPRPRVVVLSTGSELVQPGEALGEGRIYDSNSFALAAAAREAGAIAYRVGAVTDDAGILRATIEDQLVRADLVVTTGGVSVGAYDVVKEALSDVGEADGDGADDVPSGSGVDFRTLAMQPGKPQGFGTIGPDHTPLLALPGNPVSSYVSFELFVRPAIRTLMGMPEVHRPRVRARLKADEPLRSPEGRRQFLRGTYDPDAGAVTPVGGAGSHLVAALAHADCLIVVPEADTAIEPGADLEVVLLG; encoded by the coding sequence TTGAGCAGCACGATCTGGTCGGTCGACGACCACCTTGCGGACATTCTCGCGGCGATCCGGCCGCTCGACCCGATTGAGCTGCACCTGGCCGACGCCCAGGGCTGCGTCCTCGTCGAGGACGTCACGGTCCCCGTCGCCCTGCCCCCCTTCGACAACAGCTCCATGGACGGTTACGCGGTGCGGGTCGCCGACGTCCAGGGCGCGACGGAGGAGTTCCCGGCCGTGCTCACGGTCGTGGGCGACATCGCCGCGGGCGGTGCCGAGCTGCCGGCCGTGGGCCCGGGCGAGGCCGCGCGGATCATGACGGGCGCGCCGCTGCCGCCGGGCGCCGAGGCCGTCGTCCCCGTCGAATGGACCGACGGGGGCGCGGGCGGCGGCGCGGCGACGACCATGCTCCCGGCCGGGTCCGCGCCCGCGACGGCGGGCGGCGAGGTCCGGGTCCACCGGCCGGTCGCGGCGGGCGCCCATGTGCGCGAGCGCGGCAGTGATGTGAGCGCCGGGGACCTCGCGCTCGCCCGCGGTACGGTCCTCGGACCGCCCCAGATCGGACTGCTGGCCGCGATCGGCCGCGGCTCCGTGCGGGTGCGGCCCCGCCCCCGGGTGGTCGTCCTCTCCACCGGCAGTGAGCTGGTGCAGCCCGGTGAGGCGCTCGGCGAGGGCCGGATCTACGACTCCAACAGCTTCGCGCTGGCCGCCGCCGCGCGCGAGGCCGGCGCCATCGCCTACCGGGTCGGCGCGGTCACCGACGACGCCGGGATCCTGCGGGCCACCATCGAGGACCAACTCGTCCGCGCCGACCTCGTCGTCACCACGGGCGGGGTGAGCGTCGGGGCGTACGACGTGGTGAAGGAGGCGCTCTCGGACGTGGGCGAGGCGGACGGGGACGGTGCGGACGACGTCCCCTCGGGCAGCGGAGTCGATTTCCGTACGCTCGCGATGCAGCCCGGCAAGCCACAGGGCTTCGGCACGATCGGCCCCGACCACACCCCGCTGCTCGCCCTGCCCGGCAACCCGGTGTCGTCGTACGTCTCTTTCGAGCTGTTCGTCCGGCCGGCGATCCGGACGCTGATGGGCATGCCGGAGGTCCACCGGCCCCGGGTGCGGGCCCGGCTCAAGGCCGATGAGCCGCTGCGGTCGCCCGAGGGCCGCAGACAGTTCCTCCGGGGGACGTACGACCCCGATGCCGGGGCGGTCACCCCGGTCGGCGGCGCGGGCTCCCATCTGGTGGCCGCGCTCGCGCACGCGGACTGTCTGATCGTGGTCCCGGAGGCGGACACCGCCATCGAGCCCGGCGCGGACCTGGAGGTGGTCCTCCTGGGCTGA